From the Salarias fasciatus chromosome 16, fSalaFa1.1, whole genome shotgun sequence genome, one window contains:
- the LOC115403124 gene encoding protein mono-ADP-ribosyltransferase PARP9-like, which produces MATWGPLGRFLGLTDSSQAGSENMDNKQNVPLSGPSVHVVSRNPAELREILLNRFGCEATFEGVEFQGGSKTLKKRKAPAPPSQRYGVTLPSGVRVSVWKADLTQLNVDAVVNAANTHLSHGAGLAAALSKAGGPQIKRDSDDYIHKYGPLKTGQAIIFDAGFLPCKKLIHAVGPRLAHHSEVKQARPQLEKVIGSILDIVVKHQLNTVAIPAISSGLFNYPLADCAHTIVTTVKRYFGSLPSYKFIQNPIEIQLVNNDDPTVTAMLKACYQILGSPSSKSYSQAVSSNTRSSANTPPITVQIGNVLVRLMKDRIEEQQTDVIVNTTWSKNLNSGAISKALLKKAGYKMQQEINNAQQKGRIIVTKSHDLECKEVFHTFCVDKADFNASQVLYTCVWECLTMAEKHHRRSIAFPAIGTGGLGFTGQEVASIMSQAVMNFAKCRKDRFEVHFVIFPSDVSTFEAFEMEMRSLKSRQSTANVPLASVNPDESRSKKSGTPHISLMGPSAESIREAKRWLNDLFRFSEITIQNNFIQHFSDQEYQQLALFNQDGVSVEEFFTKGHACISLNSESQETVSEAALQVEAMLQEVQKAFVTEETKEIQLMTQSEVLFCDRKTVDRSSHEFIDVVKPFKDLPMSPVKVEKVENTALEILFSVKQSQLQCSTRKMYQCIPAQFCNMISRVGFHAEIAPPEAPDFGEGIYFAATVEKARDLWRGSKEEYLYFVEAVVLEGNSTRGKPGLILPPNDSQGSFNSVNGGNEIVVIFSGYQALPRYIITCGK; this is translated from the exons ATGGCTACGTGGGGACCACTCGGTCGGTTTCTGGGTCTGACGGACTCTTCGCAG GCGGGTTCAGAAAACATGGACAACAAACAGAACGTTCCTCTCTCTGGACCCTCAGTCCACGTAGTGAGCAGAAACCCAGCTGAACTGCGTGAAATCCTCCTTAACAGATTTGGGTGTGAGGCCACCTTTGAGGGCGTGGAATTTCAGGGTGGTTCTAAAACCCTTAAAAAGAGAAAGGCACCTGCCCCCCCATCGCAGAGGTATGGGGTTACCCTGCCTTCAGGTGTCCGGGTGTCTGTGTGGAAGGCCGACCTCACACAATTAAACGTGGATGCTGTTGTGAATGCTGCCAACACTCACCTTAGCCATGGCGCTGGCCTTGCTGCTGCCCTTTCCAAAGCCGGAGGTCCACAGATCAAACGTGACAGTGATGATTATATTCACAAATATGGTCCCTTGAAGACAGGACAAGCAATTATCTTCGATGCAGGGTTTTTACCATGCAAGAAATTGATTCATGCTGTGGGGCCACGTCTGGCACACCACTCTGAGGTTAAACAAGCTAGACCACAGCTGGAGAAGGTCATTGGGAGCATTCTTGACATAGTTGTAAAACATCAGCTGAACACGGTTGCCATCCCTGCCATAAGCTCTGGGTTATTCAACTACCCCCTGGCAGACTGTGCACACACCATTGTGACCACAGTGAAGCGCTACTTTGGGTCCTTGCCCAGTTACAAGTTTATCCAGAACCCTATAGAGATCCAGCTGGTGAACAATGATGACCCCACAGTTACGGCGATGTTGAAGGCTTGCTATCAGATACTAGGATCTCCGTCCTCCAAGTCGTACAGCCAGGCTGTATCAAGCAACACGAGAAGCTCTGCCAACACACCACCCATCACTGTCCAGATTGGAAATGTCCTCGTGAGGCTCATGAAGGACAGGATTGAAGAGCAGCAA ACGGACGTCATTGTAAACACAACATGGAGTAAAAATCTGAATAGTGGTGCGATCTCTAAGGCTTTGTTGAAGAAAGCTGGATATAAGATGCAGCAGGAAATAAATAATGCTCAGCAAAAGGGCCGTATCATTGTCACAAAATCCCATGATCTGGAGTGTAAAGAGGTGTTCCACACCTTTTGTGTTGACAAAGCAGACTTCAATGCCTCACAG GTTCTGTACACTTGTGTATGGGAATGCTTGACAATGGCAGAGAAACATCATCGCAGGTCAATCGCTTTTCCAGCGATCGGGACCGGAGGTCTGGGCTTCACCGGACAAGAAGTGGCTTCCATCATGTCCCAGGCAGTGATGAACTTTGCAAAATGTCGTAAAGACAGATTTGAAGTTCATTTTGTTATATTTCCTTCTGACGTCAGCACATTTGAG GCTTTTGAAATGGAGATGAGATCCCTCAAGTCACGACAATCAACTGCCAACGTTCCTCTTG CGTCGGTGAACCCAGATGAGTCCCGCAGCAAGAAATCTGGGACTCCACACATCAGCCTGATGGGCCCATCCGCTGAATCGATAAGAGAGGCCAAGAGATGGCTCAATGACCttttcagattttcagaaaTTACTATCCAGAACAACTTCATCCAGCACTTCAGTGACCAGGAATATCAGCAGCTGGCTCTGTTCAACCAGGATGGAGTCTCCGTGGAGGAGTTTTTCACAAAGGGCCACGCGTGCATAAGTTTGAACAGCGAATCACAAGAAACTGTCAGTGAAGCTGCGCTGCAGGTGGAGGCCATGCTCCAGGAAGTCCAGAAGGCGTTTGTCACAGAGGAAACGAAAGAAATTCAACTGATGACACAAAGTGAAGTTCTGTtctgtgacagaaaaacagtTGACAGGTCAAGCCATGAGTTCATTGACGTAGTTAAGCCTTTCAAAGATTTGCCGATGAGCCCAGTGAAG GTGGAAAAAGTGGAAAACACAGCGCTGGAAATCCTGTTTAGCGTCAAGCAAAGTCAGCTGCAGTGCTCAACTCGAAAAATGTACCAATGCATCCCTGCACAGTTCTGCAACATGATCAGCCGTGTTGGATTCCACGCAGAGATTGCTCCACCAGAAG CTCCAGACTTCGGAGAGGGCATCTACTTTGCTGCCACAGTGGAGAAAGCCAGGGATTTGTGGAGGGGGAGTAAAGAAGAGTATCTCTACTTTGTTGAGGCTGTGGTGCTGGAAGGAAACTCCACCCGTGGAAAACCAGGGCTCATCCTTCCACCAAATGATTCCCAGGGGTCGTTCAACAGTGTGAATGGAGGGAATGAGATCGTGGTCATATTCAGCGGCTACCAGGCTCTGCCCAGGTACATCATCACCTGTGGGAAATAG
- the LOC115403120 gene encoding protein mono-ADP-ribosyltransferase PARP14-like, producing MADEYAFALLVELEDAGVPKLKNKLVKYFQSRKSSGGDCEVDYKQGERTAVLRFRREEDRRNVLEKQAHQISLDQGVLKLTVRLNTPEPSVTPQKTPSKEDNKEVDAAVTIQQLTTDKVQSAAEGQTEAGGSQDDAEDDELCCTSAVLGNIPKPIHLEYLEMLVENIIKNPDSPVNPKSFTLQVIPDISSAVVTFQSEKDNTNFLKKCPQHRTFQNKGLTVRPLEATKQIAIEDIQNVNEEILTLSFENEGLDVEKVVLDEDGESAFITFRSHKGVKKITEQKHKIKENEYRVYPFYESLGVVLYGKDKPSLKLPAEISESIDSAVWKYLTDNPSAAQTIRSDLAKHFCNVNLSQPVVCLSPVPSLLQCKDAKATIKKWTRTVKSAFAQAMSQFRSLQFSPELQIFEECEMKIAQMNENVVAVPDRARGVLSVVGLVKDVDRLHKQLSDLIANIEKRVQREKSSLTQNIHMSPSTFHILSQDGFQERLQKQFPDLLVSYEKEEAMLKITGTTNELFAGNQAIINITMLMKRQILELDGSLFDLLKGEQEEELTEAFLTSNGMNVAFEISARRVELLGVSEKDLEDASDYLAQLLKSDYIDVEDQKVLTMPEWQQLVSQLEKANTKLCRTQICTKGTQVVVSGYKDNVDKVSKELNDFILQNTEVEEPIVVKPQVILEYIKSLDTSWLLDLKNKVSVSYRPETICLTGSRADVTECKDLFDDIITAVIFDTLKISKPGAKKFFQEKKEYIDLAKNQTGCLVQLVDDTRGTQGNMSLFPPPAYQLQTADGVDIVVCKADMCSYPVHAVVNSSNQDLKHNGGLAAALLKAAGPQLQDDCDRYVKRNGPLKPGDCMITAAGGQLYCKNVIHTVAPSFDSGKRNKSVLLLKRAVKLCLELAEVNSCDTVAFPVISRGLGFPLDLCAVTIVKAVREHCDEKGDDSILKMIHFVNNDDAAVQAMEAAVRHEFGNQGVTSTQKTTPNKQPAGKNVASDPCLCHVQTKEGLGITLKKGLIETATTEVTVNVVFENLALNRGAISNAILLVAGPKLQQQILAKAPNGNFGDIIVTDGCKLKSSHVFHAVTPQWDNDKGASEKILKGIFRNCLAMAENAGLSSISFPAMGTGNLGYPKDRVMTWMLDECVAFSSNSPKHLKKVMIIVFPGDVKTIQAFSDEFVKKFPNASNTSASAGSAKSSGGPFSKVVSQSGLHETTMGSATIQIVTGDITKETSDVIVNSSNDSFTLKSGVSKAILDAAGPAVETECQSLAALPHQNMIMTQPGNLKCNKILHLVGTTDPAGINTRMKEALKMCISKSYSSVSFPAIGTGQGGVQSKSVADAMLDAVIEVLGKNSSSSLTTIRIVIFQPPMVNDFLSSMQERVAGDNDPKNKGFWENIGLKLRALFTSDNTSKPQKDDDFIIDPVEVDPACFHICGNSQMEIDSAKKWVTDLVTRELHRIDIMDNAILSFSDADHQRIQDIQFRMSVSIKTVGKNTQASITIEGLSKDVLDASSEIHKMLTNVRFEEELKRKVDLASTVADWQYKKQGHGFKSLDAMSNFKLEEALEKKLGSVNITFNGQDYTVTMPKGPAKNSRGGSMEIKRVDKLKDEEVPEHWDPMPANSASHTVDIPAGTTEHNEVLQLFQATCPRTVIKIERIQNPVLWKGLQVKKRHMESRKSIQNNERRLFHGTCETTVPTINQYGFNRSYAGKNAACFGNGTYFAVNASYSAQDTYSKPNQNQEKRMYLCRVLTGEFALGKRDMIAPPPKAPGSIEMYDSVVDNVNTPSMFVIFHDTQACPEYLITFK from the exons ATGGCGGACGAGTACGCGTTCGCTCTGCTCGTCGAGCTGGAAGACGCCGGGGTTCcgaagttaaaaaacaaactggtgAAATACTTCCAGAGTAGGAAATCCAGCGGCGGAGACTGCGAGGTGGACTACAAGCAGGGCGAGAGGACCGCGGTGCTGCGCTTCCGCCGAGAGGAGG ACCGGCGCAACGTGTTGGAGAAGCAGGCGCACCAGATCAGCCTGGACCAAGGCGTTCTGAAGCTGACGGTCCGCCTAAACACACCTGAGCCCAGCGTGACCCCGCAG AAAACGCCATCTAAAGAAGACAACAAGGAAG TGGATGCTGCAGTGACCATCCAACAGCTGACGACTGACAAAGTCCAATCCGCTGCTGAAGGCCAGACGGAGGCAGGAGGCAGCCAAGACGATGCAGAAGATGACGAATTATGCTGTACCTCGGCCGTTCTAGGGAATATTCCAAAACCCATACATCTGGAGTACTTAGAGATGCTGGTGGAAAATATCATCAAGAATCCAGACTCTCCAGTGAACCCCAAGAGCTTCACTTTGCAAGTTATTCCTGATATTTCCTCGGCCGTGGTGacttttcagagtgaaaaag ACAACACCAACTTCCTGAAAAAATGTCCCCAACACAGAACGTTTCAGAACAAAGGACTTACAGTCCGACCACTGGAAGCCACAAAGCAAATTGCTATTGAAGACattcaaaatgtaaatgaagaGATTCTCACCCTCTCATTTGAGAATGAAGGACTGGACGTGGAAAAAGTTGTGCTTGATGAAGACGGAGAGTCGGCTTTTATCACATTTAGAAGCCACAAAG GCGTCAAGAAAATCACAGAGCAGAAGCACAAAATCAAGGAAAATGAATATAGAGTCTATCCTTTCTATGAATCCTTGGGAGTAGTGCTTTATGGCAAAGACAAACCTTCACTGAAACTTCCTGCTGAAATCTCTGAATCTATCGACAGTGCTGTCTGGAAATACCTGACTGACAATCCGTCAGCTGCACAAACCATCCGCAGTGACTTAGCAAAACACTTCTGTAACGTAAACCTGAGCCAGCCCGTTGTGTGCCTGAGTCCTGTACCTTCCCTACTGCAGTGCAAAGATGCCAAGGCTACCATCAAGAAGTGGACGCGTACTGTGAAGTCTGCTTTTGCACAAGCTATGTCCCAGTTCAGATCCCTGCAGTTTAGCCCAGAATTACAAATATTTGAAGAGTGTGAGATGAAGATCGcacagatgaatgaaaatgtggTAGCAGTGCCTGATAGGGCCAGAGGTGTCTTATCTGTTGTTGGACTTGTGAAAGATGTCGACAGGCTGCACAAACAGCTTTCTGACCTCATTGCCAATATTGAAAAGAGGGTGCAGAGGGAGAAATCCAGCCTAACTCAAAATATCCACATGTCGCCTTCGACGTTCCACATCCTGTCCCAAGATGGTTTTCAGGAAAGGCTTCAAAAGCAGTTCCCAGATCTCCTCGTGTCTTATGAGAAAGAGGAAGCAATGTTGAAAATAACAGGCACCACAAATGAGCTCTTTGCAGGAAACCAAGCCATAATTAACATAACAATGTTGATGAAAAGACAGATTTTAGAACTCGATGGCTCTTTGTTTGACTTGTTGAAGGGTGAACAAGAAGAGGAGCTCACAGAGGCTTTCCTCACATCTAATGGGATGAATGTAGCGTTTGAGATCAGTGCCCGCCGGGTGGAGCTCCTTGGTGTTTCTGAAAAAGACCTAGAAGATGCAAGCGATTACTTGGCACAGCTCCTGAAATCTGATTATATTGATGTTGAGGACCAAAAAGTCTTGACGATGCCTGAGTGGCAGCAGCTGGTCAGTCAGTTAGAGAAGGCCAACACTAAGCTGTGCAGAACTCAAATCTGCACCAAGGGTACACAGGTAGTGGTGTCTGGCTATAAGGATAATGTCGACAAAGTTAGCAAGGAACTTAATGATTTCATATTACAGAACACTGAGGTTGAAGAACCTATTGTAGTTAAGCCCCAGGTCATCCTTGAATACATTAAAAGTCTCGACACATCTTGGTTATTGGacttaaaaaacaaagtgtcGGTGTCCTACAGACCAGAGACCATCTGCCTGACTGGTTCTCGGGCCGATGTGACAGAATGCAAGGATTTGTTTGACGACATCATCACCGCTGTGATCTTTGACACTTTAAAAATCTCCAAGCCCGGAGCTAAGAAGTTCTTCCAGGAGAAGAAAGAGTATATTGACTTAGCCAAGAACCAGACTGGTTGCCTGGTCCAGCTAGTGGATGATACTCGTGGCACTCAGGGCAACATGTCACTCTTCCCGCCACCGGCATACCAACTTCAGACAGCTGATGGAGTAGACATAGTTGTTTGCAAGGCAGACATGTGCAGCTACCCGGTGCATGCAGTGGTCAATTCTTCAAATCAAGACTTGAAACACAACGGTGGTCTCGCAGCAGCACTTTTAAAAGCTGCTGGCCCTCAGCTGCAAGATGATTGTGACAGATACGTTAAACGGAATGGACCCCTCAAGCCCGGAGACTGCATGATAACTGCTGCTGGAGGGCAGCTGTACTGCAAAAATGTCATCCACACGGTTGCACCGAGTTTTGACTCGGGAAAACGCAACAAatctgttctgctgctgaaacgAGCTGTCAAATTATGCCTCGAGCTTGCCGAAGTCAACAGTTGCGACACGGTGGCTTTCCCCGTCATCAGCAGAGGTCTCGGCTTCCCTCTCGACCTGTGTGCAGTTACCATTGTGAAAGCAGTGAGAGAACACTGTGATGAAAAGGGGGACGACAGCATCTTGAAGATGATCCATTTCGTGAACAATGATGACGCTGCTGTGCAGGCCATGGAGGCTGCTGTCAGGCACGAGTTTGGAAACCAGGGCGTTACCAGTACTCAGAAAACCACCCCCAACAAGCAGCCGGCTGGCAAGAACGTAGCTTCTGATCCATGTTTGTGTCACGTACAAACCAAGGAAGGCTTAGGCATCACTCTTAAGAAAGGTTTAATTGAGACTGCCACA ACGGAAGTGACCGTGAATGTTGTGTTCGAAAATCTTGCCCTGAACAGAGGAGCCATTTCAAATGCGATCCTGCTTGTGGCTGGTCCCAAACTTCAGCAGCAGATATTGGCAAAAGCACCTAATGGAAACTTTGGCGACATCATTGTGACAGACGGCTGCAAGCTGAAGAGCAGTCACGTCTTTCACGCAGTTACGCCTCAATGGGACAATGACAAAGGTGCATCTGAAAAG ATCTTGAAAGGAATATTCAGGAATTGTTTGGCCATGGCAGAGAATGCTGGTCTGAGCTCCATATCCTTTCCAGCCATGGGCACAGGAAACCTGGGCTACCCAAAAGACCGCGTGATGACCTGGATGTTAGACGAATGTGTTGCTTTTAGCAGCAATAGCCCCAAGCACCTGAAGAAAGTGATGATTATTGTTTTCCCAGGGGATGTTAAAACCATCCAG GCTTTCAGTGATGAATTTGTCAAGAAGTTCCCCAATGCCTCAAATACGTCTGCATCTGCAGGTTCAGCTAAAAGTTCAG GAGGACCCTTTTCCAAAGTTGTCTCACAGTCCGGACTGCATGAGACCACAATGGGAAGTGCGACGATACAGATAGTCACCGGAGACATTACAAAGGAAACCAGTGACGTCATTGTCAACTCCTCCAATGATAGTTTTACTCTGAAGTCAG GAGTATCTAAAGCGATTCTGGATGCAGCTGGCCCGGCTGTAGAAACAGAATGCCAAAGCCTTG CTGCCTTGCCACACCAAAACATGATCATGACACAGCCAGGTAACCTTAAGTGCAACAAAATCCTCCACCTGGTGGGAACCACGGACCCGGCAGGAATCAACACCCGGATGAAAGAAGCTCTGAAAATGTGCATATCCAAGTCCTATTCCTCTGTGTCATTCCCTGCTATTGGTACAG GTCAAGGTGGAGTACAATCAAAGTCCGTGGCAGATGCCATGTTGGACGCGGTGATAGAAGTGCTGGGCAAGAATTCTTCCAGCTCACTGACAACAATCCGGATTGTTATTTTCCAGCCACCGATGGTCAATGACTTCCTCAGCAGTATGCAGGAACGAGTGGCTGGTGACAACGACCCTAAAAATAAGGGCTTCTGGGAAAATATTGGCCTAAAACTCAGAG CATTATTTACAAGCGACAACACGTCAAAGCCACAGAAGGATGACGATTTCATCATTGATCCTGTTGAAGTGGACCCCGCTTGTTTCCACATCTGCGGTAACTCACAAATGGAGATCGACTCGGCCAAGAAGTGGGTAACAGACCTGGTAACGAGGGAATTACATAGAATTGACATCATGGACAACGCCATCCTGAGCTTCTCTGACGCAGACCACCAGCGCATTCAAGATATCCAGTTCAGAATGAGTGTGAGCATAAAGACTGTGGGCAAGAACACACAAGCCTCCATCACCATTGAAGGTCTCAGCAAAGATGTGCTTGACGCAAGCAGTGAGATCCACAAGATGCTGACCAACGTGAGGTTcgaggaggagctgaaaaggAAAGTGGACCTGGCGAGCACAGTGGCAGACTGGCAGTATAAGAAACAGGGGCACGGCTTTAAGAGTTTGGATGCGATGAGCAACTTCAAGCTGGAGGAAGCACTGGAAAAGAAGCTAGGCAGTGTAAACATAACATTCAACGGTCAAGACTACACTGTCACCATGCCAAAGGGACCTGCCAAAAACAGCCGGGGAGGCTCCATGGAGATAAAGCGAGTTGACAAACTAAAAG ATGAAGAGGTGCCGGAGCACTGGGATCCGATGCCAGCCAACAGCGCCAGTCACACCGTCGACATCCCTGCTGGGACCACTGAGCACAACGAAGTCCTGCAGCTCTTCCAGGCCACGTGCCCTCGAACTGTCATCAAG ATTGAGAGGATTCAGAATCCAGTTCTATGGAAAGGTCTCCAGGTCAAGAAACGTCACATGGAGAGCAGAAAGTCAATCCAGAACAACGAGAGACGTCTTTTTCATGGCACCTGTGAGACCACCGTGCCCACCATTAACCAATACGGCTTCAACAGGAGCTACGCAGGGAAAAATG CTGCATGCTTTGGCAATGGCACCTACTTTGCGGTCAATGCCAGTTACTCTGCTCAGGACACCTACTCCAAGCCCAATCAAAACCAAGAGAAGCGCATGTACCTCTGCCGGGTCCTGACGGGAGAGTTTGCTCTCGGAAAGCGAGACATGATCGCACCGCCGCCCAAGGCCCCCGGCTCCATCGAAATGTatgacagtgttgttgacaACGTGAACACTCCCTCCATGTTCGTGATCTTCCACGACACGCAGGCTTGTCCTGAATATCTGATTACATTCAAATGA
- the LOC115403127 gene encoding fas apoptotic inhibitory molecule 1-like, giving the protein MSNDLAGVWEVALSDGVHRIEFEHGTTTGKRVIYVDGKEVLRRDWMFKLVGKETFTVGGADTKATINIDAVSGFAYEYTLEINGKSLKKYMENRSKVTSTWVLNLDGTDCRVVLEKDTMDVWCNGEKIETAGEFVDDGTETHFTLGDHNCCVKAVSSGKRRDGIIHTLLVDGTEIAECVE; this is encoded by the exons ATGTCCAACGACCTGGCCGGTGTGTGGGAGGTGGCTCTGAGCGACGGCGTCCACCGGATCGAGTTTGAACACGGCACGACCACGGGGAAGAGGGTCATCTACGTGGATGGCAAA GAGGTCCTCAGACGAGACTGGATGTTCAAACTGGTGGGGAAGGAGACGTTCACGGTGGGCGGCGCGGACACCAAGGCCACCATCAACATCGACGCGGTCAGCGGCTTCGCCTACGAGTACACCCTGGAGATCAATGGCAAGAGCCTGAAGAAGTACATGGAgaacaggtcaaaggtcaccagcACCTGGGTGTTGAACCTGGACGGTACTGACTGCAGAGTGGTCCTGG agAAAGACACGATGGACGTGTGGTGTAACGGAGAGAAGATCGAGACTGCA GGGGAGTTTGTGGACGACGGCACGGAGACACATTTCACGCTTGGGGATCACAACTGCTGCGTGAAAGCTGTGAGCAGCGGGAAGCGGCGAGACGGGATCATCCACACGCTGCTGGTGGACGGCACCGAGATCGCAGAGTGTGTGGAGTGA